Proteins from a single region of Aureibacter tunicatorum:
- a CDS encoding LTA synthase family protein: MLLTFNQSTSDGLQDIYKAFANGAYLDMSMAGYFITIPVLLGYIFTIHQSRFLIKVNSITNSILLFTTFTLAIVDIPLYYEWQSKINYKIFNYLSQPWEVLKNTPLPRVAISFILIACFTYLFKKIYQKIVFDGTYKTFSKPNWAFAFITFILTVTLNVLTIRGGVQEMPIQQSDVYFSENNHMNLLATNTTWNFMHSVLKNGKTLTENPYKYFEKKESADIVRGLYHNQNKANLSILKTQRPNIVLIIGESMGADIIGAMGGFKDITPNLDSIISQGLLFEHIYASAERSQDGIASIFSAFPAQQYTSLGKMPAKSRKLPSMLNILKNEEYSTSFHFGGQLNFGNIKAFLYGQGMQDIFDIDDFSDREITSRLGAHDEHLFNKLLTYQKELKSPYFSVAFTQSTHSPYDQPVQDQITWGGIHKGYLNGAWYTDSCINNYVAKARNVLPDYENTLFIMIADHTHTNPRTYTHDLPDRRKIPLVIWGPALKNEFKGKRIKKIGNQTDFPATILAQMNLENKTNFYWSKDLLDSNSVDFAYYCSGDILGWKDNNGYLIYNNEIDSIMSSDIGFENIKRKNLDKAKAYTQKVFDQYLEY; encoded by the coding sequence ATGTTGCTTACATTCAACCAAAGCACCTCTGACGGGCTCCAAGATATTTACAAGGCCTTTGCCAATGGAGCATATCTTGACATGTCCATGGCTGGATACTTCATCACTATCCCTGTTTTGCTGGGTTACATTTTTACAATTCATCAAAGCAGGTTTTTGATAAAGGTCAACTCAATCACGAACTCAATTTTGCTTTTCACCACTTTCACACTAGCGATCGTCGACATACCTCTTTATTACGAATGGCAAAGCAAAATCAATTATAAAATATTCAATTATTTATCTCAGCCTTGGGAAGTATTAAAAAACACGCCACTGCCTCGCGTAGCAATTTCATTCATTCTAATTGCTTGCTTTACCTATTTATTCAAAAAAATATACCAAAAAATAGTTTTCGATGGCACTTACAAAACTTTCTCCAAGCCCAATTGGGCTTTTGCGTTTATTACTTTCATACTAACTGTAACTCTTAATGTCTTGACCATCCGAGGAGGAGTTCAAGAAATGCCGATCCAACAAAGCGATGTTTATTTTTCAGAAAATAACCACATGAACCTTTTAGCGACCAATACCACTTGGAACTTCATGCACAGTGTTCTGAAAAATGGAAAGACCTTAACTGAAAACCCATATAAATACTTCGAAAAAAAAGAGTCTGCCGATATCGTAAGAGGGCTTTATCATAATCAAAATAAAGCCAATTTATCAATATTGAAAACTCAACGTCCTAATATCGTTTTAATCATTGGAGAAAGCATGGGCGCTGATATTATTGGAGCTATGGGAGGATTCAAAGACATAACTCCCAATCTGGACTCCATCATTTCCCAAGGCTTGCTTTTTGAGCATATTTATGCCTCTGCTGAAAGAAGCCAAGATGGAATAGCAAGCATTTTCTCCGCATTTCCAGCCCAACAATACACATCTCTAGGAAAGATGCCCGCAAAATCCCGAAAACTGCCATCCATGCTCAACATTCTCAAAAATGAAGAGTACTCCACTTCTTTCCATTTCGGCGGACAACTCAATTTCGGGAATATCAAAGCTTTTCTTTATGGACAAGGCATGCAAGATATTTTCGACATTGACGATTTTTCAGATAGAGAAATTACCAGCAGACTTGGCGCTCATGACGAACACTTGTTCAATAAACTTTTAACTTATCAAAAGGAGCTAAAATCCCCCTACTTTTCAGTGGCTTTCACTCAAAGCACACATTCTCCTTACGACCAGCCAGTTCAAGATCAAATAACATGGGGTGGAATACATAAAGGATACCTTAATGGAGCTTGGTATACGGACAGTTGCATTAACAATTATGTTGCTAAAGCCAGAAACGTTCTACCGGATTACGAGAATACTTTATTCATCATGATTGCCGATCATACCCATACCAACCCCAGAACCTATACTCACGACTTACCTGACAGAAGAAAAATTCCACTGGTAATATGGGGACCAGCTCTTAAAAATGAATTCAAAGGCAAAAGGATCAAAAAAATAGGGAATCAGACTGATTTTCCAGCTACAATACTGGCGCAAATGAATCTCGAAAACAAAACAAACTTTTATTGGAGCAAGGACTTGCTAGACAGTAATAGCGTTGATTTCGCTTACTATTGCTCTGGAGATATATTAGGATGGAAAGACAATAACGGCTATTTGATTTACAATAATGAAATTGATTCGATTATGTCAAGTGATATAGGTTTTGAAAACATCAAAAGAAAGAACCTCGACAAAGCCAAAGCCTATACGCAAAAAGTATTTGATCAGTATTTAGAATATTAA
- a CDS encoding 4-oxalocrotonate tautomerase family protein, with product MPYVNIKITDEGVTKEQKKALIEGATQLLVDVLGKNPSTTVVVIDEVNTDNWGIGFEQVTDLRKKRNE from the coding sequence ATGCCTTATGTGAATATTAAAATAACGGATGAAGGAGTAACCAAGGAACAAAAGAAAGCGCTAATCGAAGGAGCTACTCAGCTTTTGGTGGATGTGCTTGGCAAGAACCCCTCGACAACAGTCGTGGTGATAGATGAAGTGAATACCGATAATTGGGGAATTGGCTTCGAGCAAGTCACTGACTTGCGAAAAAAAAGGAATGAATGA
- a CDS encoding M61 family metallopeptidase: MKVRLKLLIVFCLLASITSTIVANAQSKPELRYEVSMPEPYTHYFQVSMEVENLEKDYLDFQLPVWAPGSYLVREFAKSIDTFDAYGADGKTLEFEKINKNTWRVFSKNAEKIKVQYNVYAFELSVRTSFLDSSHGYINGSSVFMYVDGYKDLSSTLTVVPNESFSKVTTALANVPGEKFVYSAPNYDILADSPIEIGNQKIFNFEADGTSFTIAMYGDAPYDEDLLVSDMKKVVEACSQVFGSNPNKEYTFIIHNLDHSSGGLEHLNSTTLQVERWQYATKAGMQNFMSLVCHEYFHLWNVKRLRPVELGPFNYNEENYTRLLWVMEGITSYYDEMLLERTGILSKQEYLNRLQGGINRLENKPGAHVQSLADASFDAWIKAYRPNENSYNTTVSYYSKGSIVGAMLDIEIISATNGKKSLDDVMKYLYDTYHLKLDRGITEEDFINAVNKVAGKNMTKFFDDYVYSTTPIDYNGIFSKVGLSLNCIPTNPGSVKLGTSLSASDGKLMVKGVTRGTSAYDSGINANDEIIGVEGYRVDLKILNKILDTKKPGDIVTVTISRDGIIQDLKVKLQEDNVVRCAIEEVVEPSKKAEKIKAAWLK, translated from the coding sequence ATGAAAGTCAGATTAAAGTTGCTGATTGTCTTTTGCTTGCTTGCTTCAATTACTTCCACAATTGTTGCAAATGCGCAGAGCAAGCCCGAACTGCGTTATGAAGTAAGCATGCCTGAACCCTACACGCATTATTTTCAGGTAAGTATGGAAGTTGAGAATCTGGAAAAAGATTATTTGGATTTTCAATTGCCAGTATGGGCTCCAGGCTCCTATTTGGTCAGGGAGTTTGCCAAGAGCATTGACACATTCGATGCTTATGGAGCAGATGGCAAAACCTTGGAGTTTGAAAAGATCAATAAGAACACTTGGAGAGTTTTTTCAAAGAATGCTGAAAAAATAAAAGTTCAGTATAATGTTTACGCTTTTGAATTATCGGTGAGAACAAGCTTTTTGGATAGTTCTCATGGCTATATCAACGGCTCAAGCGTTTTTATGTATGTGGACGGCTATAAAGACTTGTCTTCGACATTGACTGTCGTTCCAAACGAATCATTTTCAAAAGTAACTACAGCGCTGGCCAATGTGCCGGGAGAGAAGTTTGTATATTCCGCGCCAAACTATGATATTCTAGCTGATAGTCCTATCGAGATAGGCAATCAGAAAATCTTCAATTTCGAAGCCGATGGAACTAGCTTTACTATCGCTATGTATGGTGACGCGCCCTATGACGAAGATTTATTGGTTTCGGATATGAAAAAGGTAGTTGAAGCTTGCTCGCAAGTATTCGGCAGCAATCCTAACAAAGAGTATACGTTTATTATCCATAACCTCGATCATTCTTCAGGTGGTTTGGAGCATTTGAATTCAACTACTTTGCAAGTTGAGAGATGGCAATATGCCACGAAGGCGGGAATGCAGAATTTTATGAGTTTGGTGTGCCATGAGTATTTTCATCTTTGGAATGTCAAGAGATTGAGACCAGTGGAGCTAGGACCTTTTAATTACAATGAAGAGAATTATACTCGATTGCTTTGGGTAATGGAAGGTATCACTTCTTATTATGATGAGATGCTTTTGGAAAGAACTGGAATATTATCAAAGCAAGAGTATCTGAATAGGCTTCAAGGAGGTATCAACAGATTGGAAAATAAGCCGGGAGCTCATGTCCAGTCATTGGCGGATGCTAGTTTTGATGCTTGGATCAAGGCTTATCGACCAAATGAGAACAGCTACAATACAACGGTTTCATATTATTCTAAAGGAAGTATAGTTGGAGCTATGTTGGATATAGAAATTATTTCCGCGACAAATGGAAAGAAAAGCCTTGACGATGTAATGAAGTATTTGTACGATACATACCACTTGAAGTTGGATAGAGGGATTACTGAAGAGGATTTCATCAATGCTGTCAATAAAGTTGCCGGAAAAAATATGACGAAGTTTTTCGATGACTATGTTTATAGTACTACGCCTATTGATTACAATGGTATTTTTTCCAAGGTGGGCTTGAGTTTGAATTGCATCCCAACTAATCCGGGTAGTGTGAAGTTGGGAACTAGCTTGAGTGCTTCAGATGGGAAATTGATGGTTAAAGGCGTTACCAGAGGAACATCGGCATACGATAGCGGTATCAATGCTAATGATGAGATAATTGGTGTTGAAGGCTATAGAGTTGATTTGAAAATATTGAATAAAATATTAGATACGAAAAAGCCGGGAGACATTGTGACTGTGACAATAAGCAGAGACGGAATTATTCAGGATTTGAAAGTGAAATTGCAGGAGGATAATGTAGTTCGTTGCGCTATTGAGGAAGTAGTGGAACCAAGCAAAAAAGCAGAGAAAATTAAAGCGGCTTGGTTAAAATAG
- a CDS encoding TetR/AcrR family transcriptional regulator, with the protein MDKHTLNKSKILELSKDLFYKKGYTKVTMDEIAQGLGMSKKTLYKYYDGKYDLLTQILDNFENDMSNGINEILEDQNSSFINKLKRMLRHAGLTFSELSTTLMIDFQKNLPDIWNRVNEYKKDAAFLRFRKLIEDGQKSGEISSTVNKNLVVAIYASAIDNLTNPAFIDTMPQNVKDGMPVTLSEIYDQIINIIFDGILIDIAKEEFRNDKVV; encoded by the coding sequence ATGGATAAACACACTTTAAACAAGAGCAAAATTTTAGAGCTTTCAAAGGATCTTTTCTATAAAAAAGGATATACAAAAGTTACCATGGATGAGATTGCTCAGGGCTTGGGCATGAGCAAAAAAACATTGTACAAATATTATGACGGCAAATATGATTTGCTTACTCAAATACTTGACAATTTTGAAAATGACATGAGCAATGGAATCAATGAAATTCTTGAAGACCAGAATAGCTCATTCATCAACAAATTGAAAAGAATGCTTAGACATGCCGGCTTGACTTTTAGCGAACTTAGCACCACGCTAATGATCGACTTCCAAAAGAATCTTCCGGATATTTGGAACCGTGTGAATGAGTATAAGAAAGACGCTGCTTTTTTAAGATTTAGGAAATTAATCGAAGACGGGCAGAAATCAGGCGAGATTTCCTCAACTGTCAACAAAAACTTGGTGGTTGCTATTTACGCCAGCGCAATCGACAACCTTACCAACCCGGCATTTATCGACACCATGCCTCAAAACGTGAAAGACGGAATGCCAGTAACACTTTCTGAAATTTACGATCAAATCATCAACATTATCTTCGATGGCATACTTATAGATATCGCCAAAGAAGAATTCAGAAATGACAAAGTTGTTTAA
- the ligA gene encoding NAD-dependent DNA ligase LigA encodes MTADEAKIEIENLTKEINSLNEAYYQRHESKVSDFDFDMMLKRLQQLENEFPQFKDPHSPTTRVGGTVNKNFKSVKHEYPMLSLANTYTDEEIFEFDKRVRKGLAEEKVEYVCELKFDGVAISLIYEEGKLTQAITRGDGVQGDDVTDNVKTIRNIPLKLKGEGWPQKFEVRGEILLPLAEFERINKEREDIGEAPLANPRNAASGTIKMQDSSIVAQRRLDCYLYNLLGENLTVPSHSNALALLESWGVPVSPTYKTCGSLEGVKAYIQHWENERQNLPVEIDGIVIKVNDLNQRAELGNTSKNPRWAIAYKYQAEKAMTRLDKVTFQVGRTGAVTPVANLEPVELAGTIVKRASLYNADEIERLDLHIDDQVYVEKGGEIIPKITGVLADQRSKNAVKINFVSNCPECGTALVRKEGEVNYYCPNENGCEPQIKGKIEHFVQRRAMNIMSLGSRTINALHKAGLVDNIADLYELKADDILKLEGFKEQSTAKLLQGIEDSKQMPFEIVLFAVGIRFVGKTVAEKLAIHFETLEQLQKATFEELIEAPEIGEKIANSVLEYFAEENNLSMLNRLKSYGLNFEIQRSEEAEQVGTSLEGLSFVISGVFEKYSRDELKDLIKNNGGKVVSALSSKVSFLLAGDKMGPSKLAKAEKLGTKIISENEFLEKIGL; translated from the coding sequence ATGACAGCAGACGAGGCCAAAATTGAGATTGAAAATTTAACAAAGGAAATAAATTCCCTGAACGAAGCTTATTATCAACGGCATGAATCCAAGGTTTCTGACTTTGACTTTGACATGATGCTGAAAAGGCTTCAACAATTGGAGAATGAATTTCCCCAATTTAAAGACCCTCATTCGCCAACTACCAGAGTTGGAGGAACTGTGAACAAGAATTTTAAATCAGTAAAGCATGAATATCCTATGTTGTCTTTGGCCAACACGTATACTGATGAAGAAATTTTTGAATTTGACAAAAGAGTGAGAAAAGGCCTTGCCGAGGAAAAGGTTGAATATGTTTGCGAACTAAAATTCGATGGGGTTGCTATTAGTCTTATTTATGAAGAAGGCAAGTTGACTCAAGCAATCACTCGTGGAGACGGAGTGCAGGGAGATGATGTCACTGACAACGTTAAAACGATAAGAAACATTCCTTTGAAGTTAAAAGGAGAAGGTTGGCCTCAGAAGTTTGAAGTAAGAGGAGAGATATTGCTTCCATTAGCTGAATTTGAAAGAATAAATAAAGAAAGAGAAGATATAGGAGAAGCGCCATTGGCAAACCCTAGAAACGCGGCTTCTGGTACGATCAAGATGCAGGACTCTAGCATAGTGGCTCAGAGAAGACTTGATTGCTATCTTTATAATTTGTTAGGTGAAAATTTAACAGTGCCGTCGCACAGCAATGCTTTGGCGTTATTGGAATCTTGGGGAGTGCCAGTGTCTCCAACCTACAAAACTTGCGGCTCTTTGGAAGGGGTTAAGGCATATATTCAGCATTGGGAAAACGAACGTCAAAATCTGCCGGTTGAGATTGATGGCATTGTCATCAAGGTCAATGATTTGAATCAAAGAGCGGAACTTGGAAATACTTCCAAAAATCCTCGATGGGCGATCGCGTACAAGTATCAAGCGGAGAAAGCAATGACTAGGCTTGACAAAGTGACTTTTCAAGTGGGTAGAACAGGTGCCGTTACGCCTGTTGCGAACTTGGAGCCTGTTGAATTGGCAGGAACGATAGTGAAGAGAGCCAGCTTGTACAATGCTGATGAGATTGAAAGGCTGGATTTGCATATTGACGATCAGGTTTATGTGGAGAAGGGAGGCGAGATCATCCCTAAGATTACGGGAGTGCTTGCTGATCAACGGTCGAAAAATGCAGTAAAGATAAATTTTGTCTCGAATTGCCCGGAATGCGGCACTGCATTAGTCCGAAAAGAAGGAGAGGTGAATTACTACTGTCCGAATGAAAATGGCTGTGAGCCTCAAATAAAAGGCAAAATAGAGCATTTTGTTCAAAGAAGGGCAATGAATATCATGTCTTTGGGCAGCAGAACGATAAATGCATTGCATAAAGCGGGATTGGTTGATAATATCGCTGACTTGTACGAGCTTAAAGCAGATGATATTTTAAAGCTGGAAGGCTTTAAGGAACAGTCGACAGCGAAGCTTCTTCAAGGCATTGAAGACTCGAAACAAATGCCTTTTGAAATCGTGTTGTTTGCCGTAGGCATCCGATTTGTAGGCAAAACCGTAGCCGAGAAATTAGCGATTCATTTTGAGACTTTGGAGCAGTTGCAAAAAGCCACCTTCGAGGAGTTGATAGAAGCTCCTGAGATAGGCGAAAAAATTGCCAATAGTGTATTGGAATACTTTGCTGAAGAGAACAATTTGTCTATGCTAAATAGACTTAAGAGTTACGGATTGAATTTCGAGATTCAGAGAAGCGAAGAGGCTGAACAAGTTGGCACTTCGCTCGAAGGCTTGTCGTTTGTGATTTCCGGCGTATTCGAAAAGTATTCAAGAGATGAGTTGAAAGATTTGATAAAGAATAATGGCGGCAAAGTTGTGTCCGCTTTGTCTTCAAAGGTTAGCTTTTTGTTAGCTGGAGACAAAATGGGGCCATCTAAGCTGGCTAAAGCAGAGAAGTTGGGAACAAAGATTATTTCTGAAAATGAATTTTTGGAAAAGATAGGCTTGTAA
- a CDS encoding DUF6913 domain-containing protein, with translation MLFLKKALINRKAQTLAEKRRESISLSQAKNIIVLSTALEDNDQSVNKFIRQLVEEGKNVLKVICFVDGEKEQSSEQVVSVGYEDFRWNGAPNSEEVANLIVNDYDILFHVDEDINPLSIYMLNKLKTKFKIGYYQERYTDFYDMMIMKQDDEKSKSPLDEMLYYSKKI, from the coding sequence ATGTTGTTTTTAAAGAAAGCGCTGATTAATAGAAAAGCACAGACTCTGGCGGAAAAGAGAAGGGAATCTATAAGCTTAAGCCAAGCTAAAAATATTATTGTTTTGAGCACGGCTTTGGAAGACAATGATCAGAGTGTGAATAAATTTATCAGACAGCTTGTTGAGGAGGGTAAGAATGTGTTGAAGGTGATTTGCTTTGTGGATGGAGAAAAAGAGCAAAGCAGTGAACAAGTTGTTTCTGTTGGATATGAAGATTTCAGATGGAATGGGGCTCCCAATTCTGAAGAAGTCGCTAATTTAATTGTAAATGATTATGATATCTTATTCCATGTGGATGAGGATATCAACCCTTTGAGCATTTATATGCTTAATAAACTAAAAACTAAATTTAAAATAGGTTACTATCAGGAGAGATACACGGATTTTTATGACATGATGATCATGAAGCAAGATGATGAGAAGTCTAAGAGTCCTTTAGATGAAATGCTTTATTACAGTAAAAAAATTTAA
- the dapA gene encoding 4-hydroxy-tetrahydrodipicolinate synthase — protein MGSLRGTGVALVTPFDEHQNVDYDGLGRLVDHVSVAGCEYLVVQGTTGESATMSQEEKSKVLDFVAEKNAGKLPIVYGIGGNNTHAVVETIKSTDLSKVDALLSVSPYYNKPSQDGILRHYVAVADASPVPVVLYNVPGRTGSMMSADTILKLAEHSNICGVKDASSNYDHLVTLAKRKPKDFDLISGDDLFTPTLIALGGVGAISVLANALPEQMKGMVDAALGNDPARLRQEIFAMSDINPLMYEESNPVGVKALLDIIGICGSEVRLPLVKASEDLKERIKAAYSEMKA, from the coding sequence ATGGGAAGCTTAAGAGGAACAGGTGTGGCTTTGGTAACGCCATTTGATGAACATCAAAATGTAGATTATGACGGCTTGGGAAGGCTGGTGGATCATGTAAGCGTGGCAGGTTGTGAATATCTGGTAGTGCAAGGAACAACAGGAGAGTCGGCAACAATGTCTCAAGAAGAAAAATCCAAAGTTTTGGATTTTGTTGCGGAGAAAAATGCAGGGAAGTTGCCAATCGTTTACGGCATAGGAGGAAATAATACCCATGCTGTAGTTGAAACAATCAAATCTACAGATTTGTCAAAGGTGGATGCTTTGCTTTCTGTGAGTCCATATTATAATAAACCAAGCCAAGATGGGATTTTGAGGCATTATGTCGCAGTTGCTGACGCAAGTCCTGTTCCGGTTGTATTATATAATGTTCCCGGCAGAACAGGCTCTATGATGTCTGCCGATACTATTCTTAAGCTTGCCGAGCATTCCAATATTTGCGGAGTTAAAGACGCTTCATCTAATTACGATCATTTGGTGACTCTAGCCAAGCGAAAGCCTAAAGATTTCGATCTTATCTCCGGAGATGACTTGTTTACGCCTACTTTGATTGCTCTTGGGGGTGTTGGCGCAATTTCAGTTTTGGCAAATGCTTTGCCGGAGCAAATGAAAGGGATGGTTGACGCTGCTTTGGGGAATGACCCTGCAAGGCTTAGACAGGAAATATTCGCCATGTCTGATATTAATCCATTGATGTATGAAGAGTCTAATCCTGTTGGCGTGAAGGCCTTGTTGGATATTATTGGCATATGCGGTTCAGAGGTTAGGCTACCGCTTGTTAAAGCTAGTGAAGATTTGAAGGAAAGGATTAAAGCGGCTTATTCTGAAATGAAGGCCTAA
- a CDS encoding universal stress protein produces the protein MPRTLITLDEQINDFPEKIINLNNKIFFESYVPSIEGILTTKPKNGNHIDHKSLEEIVVEEDSELKEHIGQLKLKARNLGIKFKYTLQEHNTSDIIEKTVCKDLLIMTYNACFDYISGDNSSQLFNILKESKCPIMIIPSNFDEINELIFTYDGKETSFYAIKNFCYLFGNKLKDKEVSILSVTSNLEEEIKYEKNLMNYIQDIFKNVGLQRLVGEDTSKEIYEFALQFNNPLVVMGAYSRSHISHMMVPSAAREIIFKKKIPLFIAHR, from the coding sequence ATGCCAAGGACTTTAATAACTCTTGACGAACAGATCAATGATTTCCCCGAAAAGATCATCAACTTGAATAACAAGATCTTTTTCGAAAGCTATGTGCCTTCTATTGAAGGTATTTTGACCACTAAGCCTAAAAATGGGAATCATATTGATCATAAATCTTTAGAGGAAATTGTGGTAGAGGAGGATAGCGAGCTTAAAGAACACATTGGTCAATTGAAATTAAAGGCGCGTAATCTTGGAATTAAGTTCAAGTATACTCTCCAAGAACATAACACAAGCGATATCATAGAAAAAACAGTTTGCAAGGATTTGCTAATCATGACTTACAATGCTTGCTTTGATTATATTTCCGGAGACAACTCTTCGCAATTATTCAATATCTTGAAGGAAAGCAAGTGCCCTATCATGATTATTCCTTCCAATTTTGATGAAATCAACGAGCTTATTTTCACCTATGACGGAAAAGAAACTTCTTTCTATGCTATAAAAAACTTCTGTTATCTATTTGGAAATAAGCTAAAAGACAAAGAAGTAAGCATACTCAGTGTTACCTCCAATCTGGAAGAAGAAATCAAATATGAAAAAAACTTGATGAATTATATTCAAGACATATTCAAAAATGTTGGTTTGCAAAGATTGGTTGGGGAAGATACTTCCAAAGAAATTTACGAATTTGCCTTGCAATTCAACAACCCTCTCGTTGTGATGGGTGCTTATAGCAGAAGCCACATATCGCATATGATGGTGCCAAGCGCGGCAAGAGAAATTATATTCAAGAAGAAAATTCCTCTATTTATCGCTCACAGATAA
- a CDS encoding universal stress protein, with amino-acid sequence MRTILVPTDFSSQAGYALSLAAQIARQNDSKILLLHVVENYSAVNTVSVTGDMTPSNFTDDIYTIKLIETSKKHLEEAANDPLYSGVVIDTKIQVGNPYGSISSEVTENDVDLIVMGTTGVSGLDEVLIGSNTEKVVRHSKCPVLTVKNPVELDSLKEIVFATNFAEENKELIENLKKLQKTLDAKLNLLKVNTPNNFNVDRDTRKDINNYIEKYSLENYTVNIYNALDEEDGIIFFAEDINADLIAMGTHGRTGFLHLISGSIAEDVVNHASRPVWTYKVK; translated from the coding sequence ATGAGAACTATATTAGTCCCTACAGATTTTTCCAGCCAAGCAGGATACGCTCTTAGCTTAGCTGCGCAAATTGCCCGACAAAATGATTCAAAAATATTGTTATTGCACGTAGTAGAAAATTACAGTGCTGTCAATACTGTCTCTGTAACTGGAGACATGACTCCAAGTAATTTCACTGACGACATATATACAATCAAATTGATAGAAACTTCAAAAAAGCATCTTGAAGAAGCGGCCAATGATCCTTTGTATTCAGGAGTAGTCATCGACACCAAAATACAAGTGGGCAACCCTTATGGAAGCATCTCTTCAGAAGTTACTGAGAATGATGTTGATTTGATTGTCATGGGAACAACAGGCGTTTCCGGCTTGGACGAAGTGCTTATCGGTTCTAATACTGAGAAAGTAGTTCGCCATTCTAAATGCCCTGTCTTGACCGTTAAAAACCCGGTAGAATTAGATAGCTTGAAAGAAATCGTCTTTGCTACCAATTTCGCTGAGGAAAACAAGGAATTAATTGAGAATCTAAAGAAGCTGCAAAAAACTTTAGATGCTAAATTAAACCTTCTCAAAGTAAATACTCCTAACAACTTCAATGTTGACAGGGACACAAGAAAAGATATCAACAACTATATTGAAAAGTATAGTTTGGAAAACTATACTGTTAATATTTACAATGCCCTGGATGAAGAGGATGGCATAATATTCTTCGCAGAAGATATCAATGCCGACCTAATCGCAATGGGAACTCATGGAAGGACGGGCTTTCTCCACTTGATCAGTGGCAGCATAGCCGAAGATGTGGTTAATCACGCTTCAAGACCTGTCTGGACATACAAAGTGAAGTAA
- a CDS encoding Crp/Fnr family transcriptional regulator, producing MATKKKINIRCENCESRNCSHFSDLSYDELTKLSDTKSSITYKKGQTLFYEGTRPLGLFCINSGKVKVYKMSADGKEHIISLGKPGDFLGYRALIGEEFYAASATVLEEATICYIPKTEFLNALQKNPYFFQRMTKALCHQVGVLEQKLITLAQKSVRERLALTLLMLKESYGMEDPDGGSTLIDIALSREDLSNIVGTATETVIRLLSEFKSDKMIAMQGKKIRVINAQALMKTADFYDPIELE from the coding sequence GTGGCTACCAAAAAGAAGATAAATATACGTTGCGAAAATTGTGAGTCGAGAAATTGTTCTCACTTTTCAGATTTGTCATATGATGAACTTACCAAGTTAAGCGACACAAAATCGTCTATAACTTATAAAAAGGGCCAAACGCTTTTCTATGAAGGCACTCGTCCTTTAGGTTTGTTTTGCATCAATTCCGGCAAAGTGAAAGTTTACAAAATGAGCGCTGATGGCAAAGAACATATTATAAGTCTGGGCAAGCCTGGAGATTTCTTGGGTTACAGGGCTTTGATCGGAGAGGAATTCTATGCCGCATCAGCAACAGTGCTTGAGGAAGCGACCATTTGCTATATCCCAAAAACAGAATTTCTCAACGCGCTTCAAAAGAATCCGTACTTTTTCCAAAGAATGACGAAAGCTCTTTGTCATCAAGTTGGTGTATTAGAGCAAAAGCTTATAACCTTGGCCCAAAAGTCTGTAAGAGAAAGATTGGCGCTGACACTGCTTATGCTAAAAGAGAGTTACGGTATGGAAGATCCAGATGGCGGAAGCACTCTTATCGACATTGCTTTATCTAGAGAAGATCTTTCAAATATAGTTGGCACAGCTACAGAAACAGTGATTAGGCTTCTCTCCGAATTCAAAAGCGATAAAATGATAGCCATGCAAGGCAAAAAAATCAGGGTTATCAATGCGCAGGCATTAATGAAAACCGCGGACTTCTACGACCCTATAGAACTGGAATAG